From Thalassococcus sp. S3, one genomic window encodes:
- a CDS encoding DUF6476 family protein, which yields MTDPSDTPPEPANLRFLRLLVTVLTAVMIAGLVIVITLLVTRFPKVQAPLPDTITLPDGTTPTAFTRGAGWYAVVTDDNRILIFSQSSGALRQTIEIEAD from the coding sequence ATGACTGATCCTTCCGACACCCCGCCCGAACCGGCCAACCTGCGCTTTCTGCGCCTTCTGGTGACGGTCCTGACGGCGGTGATGATTGCGGGGCTTGTAATTGTCATCACCCTGCTTGTCACCCGCTTCCCGAAGGTGCAGGCGCCTCTGCCCGACACGATCACGCTGCCTGACGGCACGACACCGACCGCGTTTACCCGCGGGGCTGGATGGTATGCAGTGGTGACCGATGACAATCGCATCCTGATCTTCAGCCAAAGCTCGGGCGCGTTGCGCCAAACCATTGAAATCGAAGCGGATTGA
- a CDS encoding GNAT family N-acetyltransferase, whose protein sequence is MNDVQIRPFTAADTDWLVDQHGLYYARDEGFDDTFGPLVASILAEFNADHDPMRERGWIAEGHGQRLGSISCVALSETTAKLRLFLLMPEARGKGLGKRLLATCMEFARDTGYRDMQLWTHESHEAACALYRATGWELVSSKPVHSFGCDLVEQSWRIDL, encoded by the coding sequence ATGAACGACGTCCAGATCCGCCCCTTCACCGCCGCCGATACCGATTGGCTGGTTGACCAACACGGGCTCTATTACGCCCGCGACGAGGGGTTTGACGACACGTTCGGCCCCCTTGTGGCCTCGATCCTTGCCGAGTTCAACGCTGACCACGATCCCATGCGGGAGCGTGGCTGGATCGCCGAAGGGCATGGGCAAAGGCTGGGCAGCATCTCTTGCGTGGCGCTGAGCGAGACCACCGCGAAACTCCGCCTCTTTCTACTGATGCCGGAGGCGCGGGGCAAGGGGCTGGGCAAACGGCTCTTGGCCACCTGCATGGAGTTCGCGCGCGATACCGGCTACCGCGACATGCAGCTCTGGACCCATGAGAGCCACGAGGCCGCCTGTGCGCTCTACCGCGCCACGGGATGGGAGTTGGTCTCCTCCAAACCCGTGCATTCCTTTGGCTGCGATCTCGTGGAACAAAGCTGGCGGATTGACCTTTAA
- a CDS encoding DUF6324 family protein produces the protein MGINSESDIEANLQIGPTDKGMVRIYVEARGVEIPMDFDPEEAEEIAEEIRAAAKAAQALRT, from the coding sequence ATGGGCATCAACAGCGAAAGCGATATCGAGGCCAACTTGCAGATCGGCCCCACCGACAAGGGCATGGTACGCATCTATGTCGAGGCGCGGGGCGTTGAAATCCCAATGGATTTCGATCCTGAGGAAGCAGAGGAAATCGCCGAGGAAATCCGCGCCGCCGCCAAGGCCGCGCAAGCGCTCAGAACGTAA
- a CDS encoding MmcB family DNA repair protein — MTDMRPIQNLTEMMPGQVLARGVARHLASHAYASVEEFCPARGLRVDVMGLGPKGEIWVIECKSSRADYQSDGKWQGYLEWCDRYFWAVDQDFPTDLLPEGTGLMIADAYDAEIIRMAPEDKLAPARRKAVIQKFATHAARRLQSLRDPGCLTF, encoded by the coding sequence ATGACCGACATGCGGCCGATCCAGAACCTGACCGAGATGATGCCGGGCCAAGTGCTTGCGCGGGGCGTCGCGCGACACCTGGCCAGCCATGCCTATGCATCGGTCGAAGAATTCTGCCCGGCGCGGGGTCTGCGCGTGGATGTGATGGGGCTGGGCCCGAAGGGCGAGATCTGGGTGATCGAATGCAAATCTTCGCGCGCCGACTATCAGTCAGACGGGAAATGGCAGGGCTATCTGGAATGGTGCGACCGCTATTTCTGGGCGGTTGATCAGGATTTTCCGACCGATCTGTTGCCCGAGGGCACCGGACTGATGATCGCGGACGCCTACGATGCCGAGATCATCCGCATGGCGCCCGAAGACAAGCTGGCGCCCGCGCGCCGCAAAGCCGTGATCCAGAAATTCGCCACCCACGCCGCGCGGCGACTGCAAAGCCTGCGCGACCCGGGTTGCCTTACGTTCTGA